One window from the genome of Streptococcus halotolerans encodes:
- the pepT gene encoding peptidase T, with product MSYPNLLERFLTYVKINTRSDESSHSTPSTQSQVDFALTVLKPEMEKIGLQNVHYLESNGYIVGTLPANSDKFNYKIGYISHIDTADFNAEGIKPQIIENYDGSDIPLGDSGFQLSPIDFPNLKNYHGQTLITTDGTTLLGADDKSGIAEIMTAIEYFTSHPEIEHGEIRVGFGPDEEIGVGADKFDIDDFDVDFAYTVDGGPLGELQFETFSAAAADITFKGRNVHPGTAKNQMVNAFQLAIDFHNALPESDRPELTEGYQGFYHLHGFDGTVEEAHSSYIIRDFETESFEARKQLMIDIASKMNEDFGEERVLVSLKDQYYNMRQVIEKDMTPINLAKEVMENLDIKPIIEPIRGGTDGSKISFMGIPTPNIFAGGENMHGRFEFVSLQTMEKAVDVIIGISSYVN from the coding sequence ATGTCTTATCCAAATCTTTTAGAACGCTTTTTAACATACGTAAAGATTAATACACGTAGTGATGAATCTAGTCATTCAACACCAAGTACGCAGAGTCAAGTTGATTTTGCGTTAACCGTTTTAAAGCCTGAGATGGAAAAAATTGGTTTACAAAATGTTCATTATTTAGAATCAAATGGTTATATTGTAGGAACTCTGCCAGCTAATTCTGATAAGTTCAACTATAAAATTGGTTATATTTCACATATTGACACAGCTGATTTTAATGCAGAAGGGATTAAGCCTCAAATTATTGAGAATTATGATGGTTCTGACATTCCATTAGGAGATTCAGGATTTCAGTTGTCGCCAATTGATTTTCCTAATTTAAAGAATTACCATGGTCAAACGTTAATCACAACAGATGGAACGACCCTTTTAGGAGCTGATGATAAATCTGGGATAGCTGAAATCATGACTGCTATCGAGTATTTTACAAGCCATCCAGAAATCGAACACGGTGAAATACGCGTTGGCTTCGGGCCAGACGAGGAAATTGGTGTTGGTGCTGATAAGTTCGATATTGATGATTTTGATGTAGACTTTGCCTACACGGTTGATGGTGGACCACTTGGAGAGTTACAATTTGAGACATTTAGTGCAGCTGCAGCTGATATTACGTTTAAAGGACGAAATGTCCATCCAGGGACTGCTAAGAATCAGATGGTGAATGCTTTTCAACTGGCGATTGATTTTCACAATGCTCTTCCAGAATCAGATCGTCCAGAATTAACCGAAGGTTACCAAGGCTTCTATCACCTTCACGGATTTGATGGTACAGTTGAAGAAGCTCATAGTTCCTATATTATCCGTGATTTTGAGACTGAATCCTTTGAAGCGCGGAAGCAATTAATGATAGATATTGCTTCAAAAATGAATGAAGATTTTGGGGAAGAGCGTGTTCTTGTTAGTTTGAAAGATCAGTACTATAATATGCGTCAGGTAATCGAAAAAGATATGACCCCCATTAATCTTGCTAAAGAAGTGATGGAAAATCTTGATATTAAACCAATTATTGAACCTATTCGTGGTGGAACAGATGGCTCTAAGATTTCCTTCATGGGAATCCCAACTCCTAATATTTTTGCTGGCGGAGAAAACATGCATGGGCGTTTTGAATTTGTCAGTCTTCAAACTATGGAGAAAGCTGTTGATGTTATTATCGGAATATCGAGCTATGTCAACTAG
- a CDS encoding N-acetylmuramoyl-L-alanine amidase, with amino-acid sequence MKKKMYKAKKQWVVAGVTTASLLVAPGVLAEEVAPAANGVVVGDMTSGSENVTPQPTNGIKTTSVTADSSLEEPGRDLRDESSAAENVNPAETSNLLKVAKTPTPVMASSMVSSNDQVASSPTTESRSAKETVSNLSKVDNSDVNIRSHVENIGWQKPSNATQLIGTIGQSKRLEAIELSLGKDMSALGEIVYQSHIQNIGWQRPVKNGELSGTVGQSKRLEAVNVRLTQELAAHFDLYYRVHVQDYGWLGWAKNGANAGTEGLSKRLEALEMQILPKGARFTGSMSRSFIAKDAQSASLSYQTYIEKKGWQGSVSNGHLSGSTGHNQQIESLKLRLHSDYLGHLSYQTHIQNVGWTPAVREGQASGQESSNRQIEAVRIALVGEISQHYDVYYRVHSQNKGWLDWAKNGSSAGTEGFSLGVEGIEVTLVKKGGSAPGTTVKPFEKKMTVVKTPSVVLTPSASQGNYSKVNKIVYLDAGHGGADPGATYAGITEKSLNLRMQSLVRAKLERLGYRVITTRDTDSYLDLLPRSNKANQSLADLFVSIHFNASTSPSANGIETYYYQYYPEYQPAINKTYHDNAERLKRSASLATAIQSAAIRATGAKDNGVLRNTFAVLRETTAPAVLLELGYMSNYAERNRITKGDYQEKLANAVVSGILSYYKTYSI; translated from the coding sequence ATGAAAAAGAAGATGTATAAGGCTAAAAAGCAGTGGGTTGTTGCCGGTGTTACCACTGCTAGTCTTTTGGTTGCCCCTGGTGTTTTGGCAGAGGAGGTTGCACCAGCTGCTAACGGCGTAGTTGTTGGCGACATGACGAGTGGTTCTGAGAACGTCACACCGCAGCCAACTAATGGTATAAAAACCACATCTGTGACGGCTGATTCCTCATTGGAAGAACCTGGTCGTGATTTGAGAGATGAATCATCAGCTGCAGAGAATGTTAATCCTGCTGAGACGTCCAACCTATTGAAGGTGGCTAAAACGCCAACACCAGTGATGGCATCCTCAATGGTGAGCAGTAATGACCAAGTAGCGTCATCTCCAACAACAGAGAGTCGATCTGCTAAGGAGACAGTATCAAATTTATCGAAAGTCGATAATAGTGATGTTAACATTCGATCGCACGTAGAAAATATAGGTTGGCAAAAACCGAGTAATGCAACACAGTTGATCGGTACAATTGGTCAAAGCAAGCGTTTAGAAGCTATCGAACTTAGTTTGGGAAAAGATATGTCGGCCTTGGGAGAAATTGTTTACCAAAGTCATATTCAAAATATAGGTTGGCAGCGACCAGTCAAAAATGGAGAACTTAGTGGTACGGTTGGTCAAAGTAAACGTCTTGAGGCAGTTAATGTTCGATTAACGCAAGAATTGGCAGCTCATTTTGATCTTTACTACCGTGTTCATGTTCAAGATTATGGATGGTTAGGCTGGGCAAAGAATGGGGCTAATGCTGGAACGGAAGGCCTCTCGAAACGTCTTGAAGCCCTTGAAATGCAGATTCTTCCTAAAGGTGCTCGTTTCACAGGATCCATGAGCCGGTCTTTTATAGCAAAAGACGCTCAATCAGCTTCGCTTAGTTATCAAACCTATATTGAGAAAAAAGGTTGGCAGGGCTCCGTTTCTAATGGTCACTTGAGTGGTAGTACAGGTCATAATCAACAAATAGAGTCTTTGAAACTTCGTCTTCATTCGGATTATCTAGGCCATCTATCCTATCAAACCCACATTCAAAATGTCGGCTGGACGCCAGCTGTTAGAGAAGGCCAAGCAAGTGGTCAGGAGAGCTCCAATCGCCAAATCGAAGCAGTGAGAATTGCCTTAGTAGGTGAGATCAGTCAACACTATGATGTTTATTATCGTGTTCATAGTCAGAATAAAGGATGGTTAGATTGGGCAAAGAACGGATCTAGTGCTGGGACAGAGGGTTTTTCTTTGGGTGTTGAAGGCATTGAGGTTACCCTAGTTAAAAAAGGTGGTTCTGCTCCAGGAACAACAGTTAAGCCTTTTGAGAAGAAAATGACCGTAGTCAAGACTCCTTCAGTAGTCCTAACACCATCTGCCTCACAAGGTAATTATTCAAAAGTTAATAAAATTGTCTATTTAGATGCTGGTCATGGAGGTGCGGATCCTGGTGCCACTTATGCAGGCATTACTGAAAAATCTCTAAATTTAAGAATGCAATCTCTTGTTCGTGCGAAACTAGAACGATTAGGTTATAGAGTCATTACTACACGGGATACTGATTCTTATTTGGACTTGTTGCCTCGTTCCAACAAAGCTAACCAAAGTTTAGCGGATTTGTTTGTAAGTATTCATTTTAATGCTTCAACAAGTCCTTCTGCAAACGGTATTGAAACTTATTATTATCAGTATTATCCTGAATATCAGCCAGCCATTAATAAAACTTACCATGATAATGCGGAGCGCTTAAAAAGAAGTGCCAGCCTTGCAACTGCTATTCAATCGGCTGCCATCAGAGCTACAGGAGCTAAAGATAATGGTGTCTTAAGAAATACCTTTGCTGTGTTAAGGGAAACGACTGCGCCAGCAGTACTGTTAGAATTGGGCTATATGTCTAACTACGCAGAGAGAAATCGTATCACTAAAGGTGATTATCAAGAAAAATTGGCTAATGCCGTTGTTAGTGGCATTTTAAGTTATTATAAGACTTATTCTATTTAA
- a CDS encoding Ig-like domain-containing protein, with protein sequence MFFKQQQRFSIRKYSFGAASVLLGTVLLGMGGPEASANTVTKDELSNPAVTAVSAKTDTSAPELALESETSVSDHPAVTASEETVTSEAMVKPVESTVEQTSTETTTSEKADIETVPATSEEPTEVQPSAADTKSSAQAPATDGVVTSEVTRSEAPSTSQPLSETKSDGAGKSVSASEDIPNELYDFLAKNHSSIDFSTQDAYLSLANNYGLSAINNAHVEQIDRALKAIREAEANKAKQEVAKKETQLSENFVLSPNFSDFSHIISSAQDPKQPVRQLLSEVYGSKDVDGILERVDFSLASDAKALYRNIVEAGLAYAKENARPHIFAVVDGKVKLTSLTATSSNPNRPNGAVHLTETDHLRVRADFSIENGVKAGDTTTVDYGQYVQPGGLTEPIPIVPMRISVGGKYVEIATGKYNSETNTVTYTFNEKVEEYIDIKGFIQQVASDRRDNYPGNKTPVSNEFTFFGEKQTEKVIFDYGDHNDKHIEGALTKIDKNSGKDTLVYYLNQPRDTKPKYFDVQHADRYDMSRIEYKVYRLSNDVQLKDNFQFNPHQQGVTEVQGVQTSNIYKADGKQYTRLTLSNGRTDSQIPNDRYVVVAVAPVKNYDVPGRVVTELQSYRNTTIGTKQAINISAHENASDGAGALPINPTDSVKPKPDPEPDKPAPEPPAPPVTPETSKDLYEMTVEDESFKTQFKYNPQVPAGTIVKVQDGQDKRTQVLYKHVNPDEIPNFDEKDFKFFRGQYWKEVSREVIQPAQDEVFEYNMKSIVKTVVKPDGSVEISYNDNTQTIIPAPKAPKAPEPPLVDIEPSENEGRKGNWVIVKTYNPETGSYIETKRTFIPDGKDGKKGEDGVVGPVGPRGPQGPAGAPGEKGEQGPQGPKGDPGKDGAVGPIGPVGPKGDPGKDGAKGDPGEQGPVGPQGPAGKDGIQGPAGPEGKQGERGERGVEGPAGPAGPKGDPGKDGERGPAGPQGDPGVKGDRGEEGPQGAPGIPGRNGLDGKDGAKGDPGEQGPKGEPGKDGEAGPMGPQGPVGPKGAKGEPGVAGPQGPRGDKGETGAKGDKGDQGETGPAGPQGEKGDPGAKGETGERGEQGPQGPKGDPGETGAPGEKGDRGETGPQGPQGDPGTPGQDGKPGPAGPVGPKGDKGEPGVAGPQGPRGDKGETGAQGERGEQGPAGPKGEKGDTGAKGNKGDQGETGPQGPQGETGAPGPKGDKGDQGEVGPQGPQGAKGDTGERGEQGPQGPKGDPGETGAPGEQGPAGPAGPKGDQGEQGPKGEDGINGSPGVPGRDGLDGKDGKSPSIDIQENQDGSYTVTVKNPDGSTEKITVRNGEKGEQGEPGKDGNNGTNGTSSRVEVVENSDGGYTIITYRITSDGEEIVTGRQIIRDGKDGKPGRDGKDGKDGLTPKVEVTNNHDGTHTVKVTTPTRDSDGEITNTVTETVIKDGKSPEATVKDNGNGTHTITIKDSNGNVTETTVKDGAPGAKGDKGDEGAPGRDGQDGLTPKVEVTDNKDGSHTITVTNPDGTSTKTTVRDGEKGKDGQDGKSPKAEVIENEDGSHTIKITDSDGKVTTTTVKNGEKGDKGEPGQDGKDGKDGLTPTVEVVDNKNGTHTVKITNPTRDSETGVITKTVTETTIKDGQDGESPKAEVIDNKDGSHTIKVTNPDGSTTTTIVKNGQPGKDGTPGVKGEKGDPGKDGRSFTATTERGVHDGKPGTWVVIRDRETNNELDREFIFDGEDGKSPEVEVKPNDDGSHTITVTNSDGKVTTTTVKNGEKGDKGDPGQDGKDGKDGLTPTVEVVDNKNGTHTVKITNPTRDSETGDITKTVTETTIKDGKDGKSPTARVEDNGDGTHTITITNGDGTETKTIVENGKKGDKGDPGRDGKDGKDGLTPTVEVVDNKNGTHTVKITNPTRDSETGDITKTITETTIKDGKDGESPKAEVTDNKDGSHTITIINPDGSKTTTIVENGKNGKDGRDGRDGKDGKSPTVDIKQNADGSHTITITNADGSKTETIVKNGKDGKDGKSSTIDVKQNADGSHTITVNHSDGSKTETIVQNGKDGKDGKDGKSPTVNVKPNDDGSHTITIIDSDGSKTETTVKNGKDGKDGKSSTIDVKQNADGSHTITITNSDGTKTETIIKNGEKGDKGDKGDAGRDGRDGQNGKDGRDGQNGNNGSGITNINNNVNVNVNQSLNLKELEDLLSKLTLLGIRPNITIVNQQIIINAKEAPCDGSISLEDFKKLMSQLQLLGINLTININGNTNVIIIDKDTNPNNPNEPGKPSEPSQPNEPSEPGQPNEPSEPGQPSEPGQPSEPGQPSEPGKPNEPGQPSEPSEPGQPNEPGKPNEPGKPNEPGQPSEPGQPSEPGQPSEPGQPSEPGKPNEPGKPSEPGQPSEPGQPNEPGQPNEPGQPNLPKELGRSINLVSSEKQGFNTSHSNVAEASKLPNTGASDHNVAYVGLMSLGLSAAVLATAKKKKEEN encoded by the coding sequence ATGTTTTTTAAACAACAGCAACGCTTCTCTATTCGGAAGTATTCGTTTGGAGCAGCATCTGTCCTTTTAGGGACCGTCCTTTTAGGGATGGGAGGACCAGAGGCGTCCGCAAATACGGTAACTAAGGATGAGCTTTCGAACCCAGCTGTCACTGCCGTATCAGCAAAAACAGATACTAGCGCACCAGAGCTGGCGCTTGAGTCTGAGACATCTGTTTCTGATCACCCAGCAGTGACTGCTAGTGAAGAGACAGTCACTTCAGAAGCTATGGTTAAGCCCGTAGAATCAACGGTAGAACAAACTTCTACTGAAACAACAACTTCAGAAAAGGCTGATATTGAGACTGTACCTGCTACATCTGAAGAACCAACAGAAGTGCAACCAAGCGCTGCTGATACAAAATCTAGTGCACAAGCGCCTGCTACCGATGGAGTAGTCACTTCAGAAGTTACTAGGTCAGAAGCACCGTCGACATCACAGCCTCTTTCAGAAACAAAATCAGACGGTGCAGGTAAATCGGTGAGTGCATCAGAAGACATTCCAAATGAATTGTATGATTTCCTAGCTAAGAATCATTCATCTATTGATTTTTCAACTCAAGATGCCTATCTCAGCTTAGCAAACAACTACGGCTTGTCAGCCATTAATAATGCCCATGTGGAACAAATTGATCGTGCTTTAAAAGCCATTCGTGAAGCAGAAGCTAATAAAGCTAAGCAAGAAGTTGCTAAAAAGGAAACACAATTATCAGAAAATTTTGTGTTATCACCTAATTTTTCAGATTTTTCTCATATTATTTCTAGTGCACAAGATCCCAAACAACCTGTACGCCAACTATTGTCAGAAGTATATGGATCAAAAGACGTTGATGGTATTTTAGAGCGTGTTGACTTTTCATTAGCTAGTGATGCAAAAGCCTTATACCGTAACATCGTTGAAGCGGGATTAGCATATGCCAAAGAAAATGCTAGACCGCATATATTTGCAGTGGTAGATGGTAAAGTAAAACTTACGAGTCTGACTGCTACTTCATCAAATCCAAATCGGCCGAATGGTGCGGTTCATTTAACAGAAACGGATCATTTAAGAGTAAGGGCAGATTTTTCAATTGAAAATGGTGTTAAAGCCGGTGATACGACAACAGTTGATTATGGACAATATGTTCAACCTGGAGGCCTTACGGAGCCGATACCGATTGTTCCGATGCGAATTTCAGTCGGTGGAAAATATGTTGAGATTGCTACAGGTAAATATAATTCAGAGACGAATACGGTAACCTATACGTTCAATGAAAAAGTTGAAGAATATATTGATATAAAAGGGTTTATTCAACAAGTAGCAAGTGATCGTCGAGATAATTATCCAGGGAATAAAACGCCGGTATCTAATGAATTTACTTTCTTTGGTGAAAAACAAACAGAAAAAGTAATTTTTGATTATGGAGACCATAATGATAAGCATATTGAAGGTGCTCTTACTAAAATAGATAAAAATTCTGGTAAGGATACATTAGTTTATTATTTGAACCAGCCAAGAGATACAAAACCAAAATATTTCGATGTTCAACACGCTGACCGCTACGATATGTCGAGAATAGAGTACAAAGTTTATCGACTAAGTAATGATGTCCAATTGAAAGACAACTTTCAATTTAATCCACATCAACAAGGAGTAACAGAAGTTCAAGGTGTTCAAACTAGCAATATATATAAGGCTGATGGGAAACAATACACACGACTAACACTTTCGAACGGAAGAACGGATAGCCAGATTCCGAATGATCGTTATGTGGTAGTAGCGGTGGCCCCTGTAAAAAATTATGATGTCCCTGGTAGAGTTGTGACAGAATTACAGAGTTATAGAAATACGACAATAGGGACTAAGCAAGCAATAAATATTAGTGCACATGAGAATGCTTCAGATGGAGCAGGAGCATTGCCAATAAATCCAACTGATTCTGTTAAGCCAAAACCAGATCCAGAACCAGATAAACCAGCACCGGAACCACCAGCACCACCGGTGACACCAGAAACGTCTAAAGATTTATACGAAATGACAGTTGAAGATGAAAGCTTCAAAACTCAATTTAAGTATAATCCTCAAGTGCCAGCCGGAACAATAGTAAAAGTTCAAGATGGTCAAGATAAACGTACGCAAGTCTTATATAAACACGTTAACCCTGATGAAATACCGAATTTTGATGAAAAGGACTTTAAGTTCTTTAGAGGACAATATTGGAAAGAAGTTTCTAGAGAGGTTATCCAACCTGCACAAGATGAAGTGTTTGAGTATAATATGAAATCTATTGTAAAAACGGTAGTTAAACCAGATGGTAGCGTAGAAATTTCATATAATGATAATACTCAAACAATTATTCCAGCACCCAAAGCACCCAAAGCACCGGAACCACCTTTGGTGGATATTGAACCAAGTGAAAATGAGGGAAGAAAAGGTAATTGGGTTATTGTTAAAACATATAACCCAGAGACGGGCAGTTATATCGAAACAAAACGAACTTTTATTCCAGATGGAAAGGATGGAAAAAAGGGTGAAGATGGAGTTGTAGGTCCAGTAGGACCACGTGGCCCACAAGGTCCGGCTGGAGCTCCAGGTGAGAAGGGTGAACAAGGTCCACAGGGTCCGAAAGGTGACCCAGGAAAAGACGGAGCAGTTGGCCCAATAGGACCAGTAGGTCCGAAAGGTGACCCAGGAAAAGATGGAGCCAAAGGTGATCCTGGAGAACAAGGTCCAGTAGGCCCACAAGGCCCTGCAGGGAAAGATGGTATACAAGGTCCAGCCGGTCCAGAAGGAAAACAAGGCGAACGTGGCGAACGTGGTGTTGAAGGCCCCGCGGGTCCGGCAGGACCAAAAGGTGACCCAGGAAAAGATGGCGAACGCGGTCCGGCGGGTCCACAAGGTGATCCAGGAGTTAAAGGTGACCGAGGCGAAGAAGGTCCACAAGGAGCACCGGGGATACCAGGTCGAAACGGATTAGACGGAAAAGATGGAGCCAAAGGTGATCCAGGAGAGCAAGGCCCGAAAGGTGAACCAGGAAAAGATGGTGAAGCTGGGCCAATGGGTCCCCAAGGTCCAGTCGGACCAAAAGGAGCCAAAGGTGAACCTGGAGTAGCCGGTCCCCAAGGCCCTCGAGGAGATAAAGGTGAAACCGGAGCCAAAGGTGATAAGGGAGACCAAGGTGAAACAGGCCCAGCCGGTCCTCAAGGTGAGAAGGGTGACCCCGGAGCCAAAGGTGAGACAGGCGAGCGCGGTGAGCAAGGGCCACAAGGACCGAAAGGCGATCCAGGCGAAACAGGAGCACCAGGAGAAAAAGGCGACCGAGGTGAAACCGGTCCCCAAGGCCCACAAGGTGATCCAGGAACACCAGGTCAAGATGGCAAACCAGGCCCAGCCGGTCCAGTCGGACCAAAAGGAGACAAAGGTGAACCTGGAGTAGCCGGTCCCCAAGGCCCTCGAGGAGATAAAGGTGAAACCGGAGCCCAAGGTGAGCGAGGGGAACAAGGTCCAGCCGGTCCTAAAGGTGAGAAGGGCGACACCGGAGCCAAAGGTAATAAGGGAGACCAAGGTGAAACAGGTCCTCAAGGACCGCAAGGAGAAACAGGAGCGCCTGGACCAAAAGGAGACAAGGGTGACCAAGGCGAAGTTGGTCCACAAGGCCCTCAAGGAGCCAAAGGTGATACCGGCGAGCGTGGTGAGCAAGGCCCACAAGGACCGAAAGGCGATCCAGGCGAAACAGGAGCACCAGGTGAACAAGGTCCAGCGGGGCCAGCAGGACCAAAAGGAGACCAAGGAGAACAGGGTCCGAAAGGTGAAGATGGCATAAATGGTTCACCAGGGGTACCAGGCCGAGATGGTTTAGACGGTAAGGATGGGAAATCCCCATCAATCGACATACAAGAAAACCAAGATGGTAGTTATACTGTTACAGTTAAAAATCCAGATGGATCCACTGAGAAAATAACTGTTAGAAACGGAGAGAAAGGAGAACAGGGCGAACCAGGTAAGGACGGAAATAATGGTACTAACGGAACATCAAGTCGTGTTGAAGTTGTAGAAAATTCAGATGGTGGTTATACAATTATTACCTATAGAATTACATCAGATGGCGAAGAGATTGTAACAGGACGACAAATAATACGTGATGGAAAAGATGGAAAACCAGGTCGCGACGGAAAAGACGGAAAAGATGGTTTGACTCCAAAAGTTGAAGTGACTAATAATCATGATGGCACACATACTGTGAAAGTTACGACACCAACAAGAGACAGCGACGGAGAAATCACGAATACGGTAACTGAAACAGTTATTAAAGATGGCAAGTCACCAGAAGCAACAGTAAAAGACAATGGCAATGGTACGCATACTATTACTATTAAAGATTCAAACGGAAATGTAACCGAAACAACCGTTAAAGATGGAGCGCCAGGAGCCAAAGGCGATAAAGGTGATGAAGGAGCACCAGGTCGAGATGGCCAAGACGGCTTGACTCCAAAAGTTGAAGTAACTGATAATAAAGATGGTAGTCACACAATTACCGTAACTAATCCAGACGGTACTAGTACCAAAACAACTGTTAGAGATGGTGAAAAAGGAAAAGATGGCCAAGACGGTAAATCGCCAAAAGCAGAAGTGATTGAGAATGAGGATGGCAGTCATACAATCAAAATTACGGATTCAGATGGAAAAGTAACCACTACAACTGTTAAAAATGGTGAAAAAGGCGACAAGGGTGAGCCTGGTCAAGATGGCAAGGACGGCAAAGATGGTCTAACACCTACTGTCGAAGTGGTGGATAATAAAAACGGAACACATACTGTTAAGATTACTAATCCAACAAGAGACAGTGAAACAGGAGTTATCACTAAAACCGTAACTGAAACAACCATCAAAGATGGCCAAGATGGTGAATCGCCAAAAGCAGAAGTAATTGACAATAAAGATGGCAGCCATACCATCAAAGTTACCAACCCAGACGGCTCCACAACAACCACAATTGTTAAGAATGGTCAACCAGGAAAAGATGGTACTCCAGGGGTTAAAGGTGAAAAAGGTGACCCAGGAAAAGATGGCCGTTCATTTACCGCAACTACTGAGCGTGGTGTTCATGATGGTAAACCAGGAACTTGGGTAGTCATTCGTGACCGTGAAACTAATAATGAACTTGATCGTGAGTTTATCTTCGACGGAGAAGACGGTAAATCGCCGGAAGTGGAGGTTAAACCGAATGATGATGGTAGTCACACGATTACAGTCACTAATTCAGATGGAAAAGTAACCACTACAACCGTTAAGAATGGTGAAAAAGGCGACAAGGGTGATCCAGGTCAAGATGGCAAAGACGGCAAAGATGGTTTAACGCCAACTGTTGAAGTTGTGGATAATAAAAACGGAACACATACCGTTAAGATTACTAATCCAACAAGAGACAGTGAAACAGGAGATATCACTAAAACCGTAACTGAAACAACCATCAAAGATGGCAAAGATGGTAAATCACCAACTGCTAGAGTTGAAGACAATGGCGACGGCACCCACACAATTACCATCACTAATGGTGACGGCACTGAAACCAAGACGATCGTTGAGAACGGTAAAAAAGGCGATAAGGGTGATCCAGGTCGAGATGGCAAGGACGGCAAAGATGGTTTAACGCCAACTGTTGAAGTCGTGGATAATAAAAATGGTACACACACCGTTAAGATTACTAATCCAACAAGGGACAGCGAAACAGGAGATATCACTAAAACCATAACTGAAACAACCATCAAAGATGGTAAAGATGGTGAATCACCAAAAGCGGAAGTCACTGACAATAAGGACGGCAGTCATACCATCACTATCATCAATCCGGACGGTTCTAAAACAACCACTATTGTTGAGAACGGTAAGAATGGCAAAGACGGACGCGATGGTAGAGACGGTAAAGATGGTAAATCACCAACCGTAGATATCAAGCAAAATGCGGATGGTAGTCACACCATTACCATTACTAATGCCGACGGTAGCAAGACTGAAACGATTGTTAAGAATGGCAAAGATGGTAAGGATGGCAAATCCTCAACAATTGACGTTAAACAAAATGCAGATGGTAGTCACACCATTACTGTCAACCATTCAGACGGTAGTAAAACGGAAACCATTGTACAAAATGGTAAAGACGGTAAAGATGGCAAAGATGGTAAATCACCAACTGTAAACGTCAAACCAAATGATGATGGCAGTCATACTATCACCATCATCGATTCAGATGGTAGCAAAACCGAAACTACTGTTAAAAATGGCAAAGATGGTAAGGACGGCAAATCCTCAACGATTGACGTTAAACAAAACGCCGATGGCAGCCACACAATCACCATCACCAATTCAGATGGAACCAAAACTGAAACTATCATCAAGAACGGTGAAAAAGGTGATAAGGGAGACAAAGGTGATGCTGGTAGAGATGGACGTGACGGTCAAAATGGCAAAGACGGTCGCGATGGCCAAAACGGTAATAACGGTTCAGGAATCACTAACATCAATAACAATGTGAATGTTAATGTTAACCAAAGTCTAAATCTTAAAGAATTAGAAGACTTACTATCTAAATTAACATTGCTAGGTATTCGACCAAACATTACTATTGTTAATCAACAAATTATTATCAATGCGAAAGAAGCACCTTGTGATGGCTCGATTTCGCTTGAAGATTTCAAAAAATTAATGAGTCAATTACAATTGCTAGGAATCAATTTGACGATTAATATTAATGGCAATACGAATGTGATCATTATTGATAAGGATACGAATCCTAACAATCCAAATGAGCCAGGTAAGCCAAGCGAGCCCAGTCAACCAAATGAACCAAGCGAGCCAGGCCAACCAAATGAACCAAGCGAGCCCGGCCAACCAAGCGAGCCCGGTCAACCAAGTGAACCAGGTCAACCAAGTGAACCCGGTAAGCCAAACGAGCCAGGCCAACCAAGTGAACCAAGCGAACCAGGCCAACCAAATGAACCCGGTAAGCCAAATGAACCCGGTAAGCCAAATGAACCAGGTCAACCAAGTGAGCCAGGTCAACCAAGCGAACCAGGTCAACCAAGTGAGCCAGGTCAACCAAGCGAACCAGGTAAGCCAAATGAGCCAGGTAAGCCAAGTGAGCCAGGTCAACCAAGTGAACCAGGTCAACCAAATGAACCAGGCCAACCAAATGAACCAGGTCAACCAAATCTTCCTAAAGAACTAGGTCGCTCAATTAACTTAGTTTCTTCAGAGAAACAAGGATTTAATACTTCTCATTCTAATGTGGCTGAAGCAAGCAAATTACCAAATACTGGTGCATCAGATCATAATGTTGCCTACGTTGGATTGATGAGCTTAGGCTTATCAGCAGCAGTATTAGCAACAGCTAAGAAGAAAAAAGAAGAAAATTAA
- a CDS encoding iron chaperone — protein MKQHVFEEYLKGIDNHTHQDKVSELLHWILDEFSELEPVIKWNQPMVTHDGTYIFGLSVSKQHIAISPEVATIKQFKDDIEKNGYSHTDNIVRIKWKEAIDYDLIRKMIVFQMEEKAGFTNFWR, from the coding sequence ATGAAACAACATGTATTTGAAGAATATTTAAAAGGGATTGATAATCATACGCATCAAGATAAGGTATCAGAGTTATTGCATTGGATACTGGATGAATTTTCTGAATTAGAACCGGTCATTAAATGGAATCAGCCGATGGTAACACATGATGGGACATACATCTTTGGGCTAAGTGTTAGTAAACAACACATAGCAATTAGCCCTGAAGTAGCAACTATTAAACAGTTTAAAGATGATATTGAAAAAAATGGTTATTCTCACACAGACAATATTGTCCGTATAAAATGGAAAGAAGCTATAGATTATGATCTTATAAGAAAGATGATTGTCTTTCAAATGGAAGAAAAAGCAGGATTTACTAATTTTTGGAGATAG